The following proteins are co-located in the Melanotaenia boesemani isolate fMelBoe1 chromosome 5, fMelBoe1.pri, whole genome shotgun sequence genome:
- the LOC121639649 gene encoding uncharacterized protein LOC121639649 — protein sequence MDQSCQTDATCDELIKLKLENKIQKDELSKCREQDVNAQQKSTFSVDDVRNDDKQAKFYTGLTWLQFMALWNFLGPSTDKLTYHKSTLRSEISPSKRPGVKRKLDTINELFLTLIRLRTGLLHQDLAFRFGVSVSLVSKIVTTWIQFMYLEFSTLRKQMFASREIVARNLPSCFKRFKGIRTIIDCTEFFVEQASNFEQQGNLYSSYKSHGTYKVLVGVSPTGAVMFVSDAYEGSISDVEIVKQSGFLDNLEAGDLVLADRGFTIREILAERGVHLNIPPFLSGRKRLTPEEEIYTKKIARVRIHVERCIERIKKFRLLSKVVPLSLQPVFSQMVFVAACLVNFQEPLVT from the coding sequence ATGGACCAATCCTGTCAGACCGATGCTACATGTGATGAACTGATTAAgttaaaactggaaaacaagATTCAAAAAGATGAACTCTCAAAGTGCAGAGAGCAAGATGTAAATGCACAGCAGAAAAGCACTTTTTCTGTTGATGATGTCAGAAATGATGACAAGCAGGCAAAATTCTACACTGGTCTGACATGGCTTCAGTTCATGGCTCTCTGGAATTTCCTTGGACCCTCTACAGATAAGTTAACATATCACAAAAGCACATTAAGGTCAGAAATATCTCCAAGTAAAAGGCCAGGTGTCAAAAGAAAACTGGATACCATTAATGAACTATTTCTTACCCTAATAAGACTGAGAACTGGCTTACTTCATCAGGATTTGGCATTTAGATTTGGAGTTTCTGTTAGTTTAGTCTCAAAAATAGTCACCACTTGGATTCAGTTTATGTATCTTGAGTTTTCCACAttgagaaaacaaatgtttgcatCTCGAGAAATTGTTGCCAGAAATCTCCCTTCGTGTTTTAAGAGATTCAAAGGGATTAGAACCATTATTGATTGTACTGAATTTTTTGTTGAACAAGCCTCTAATTTTGAGCAACAGGGTAATCTGTACTCATCGTACAAAAGTCATGGGACATATAAAGTTTTAGTAGGTGTGTCCCCCACTGGCGCTGTTATGTTTGTATCTGATGCATACGAAGGGTCGATCTCTGATGTTGAAATTGTAAAGCAAAGTGGATTTCTTGATAATCTTGAAGCTGGGGATCTTGTTCTAGCTGATCGGGGTTTCACAATAAGGGAAATTTTAGCAGAAAGGGGGGTTCACCTTAACATCCCACCATTTTTGAGTGGGAGAAAACGGCTCACGCCAGAGGAAGAAATTTACACTAAAAAGATAGCAAGAGTAAGAATCCATGTTGAAAGATGCATcgagagaataaaaaaatttagaTTGCTCAGTAAAGTTGTACCCCTGTCACTGCAGCCTGTATTTTCACAAATGGTTTTTGTTGCTGCCTGCTTAGTCAACTTTCAAGAACCACTTGTAACATAA